ACAGTGGCAAGGGCGCTGGGTGACAAAGATGAGGAAGAATGGAAAAAGGCAGCGAGGCGACTTAAAAGGTCAGTATCTCCAAACCCTGATCATCAGGAAAAAGTTACTGAATGCATTAAGTTGAGCtatgattttttgaaagatCGGGAAGCCAAGGCGTGCTTCTTGATGTGTTGTCTCTTTCCAGAAGATCACAATATCAGCAAGGAGGTTTTGGCGAGGTATGGGATGGGGCTGCGCTTGTTTCATCATGTTGACACATTGGATGAAGCAAGAGGAGATGCTGATACCTTCACCAAAAATCTCATAGACTCTGGATTGTTGTTAAGGTGTGATGAGGATGCATTTGTAAAAATGCATGATGTTGTACGCGATACAGCTAAATTGATATCATCATCAGGAAATGAGGAGCTTTTTATGGCACAAGCTGGTTCTGCTTTAGAAGAGTGGCCACGGCGAGACACTCAATTTGAAAGCTACACCGCACTCTCAGTTATGTTCAATGATATCAAAAGACTTCCTGATGAGCCAGTATGCCCTAAACTCCAAGCCTTATTGTTgcaggaaaataaaaatttgagggaAATCCCAAGtggtttttttaatagaatgaATACCCTTAAGGTGTTGGATATAAGTGGGTTGCCGATATTGTCACTTCCACCATCAATTAGACTCCTAGAGAACCTTTGCACCTTATATATGGATCGTTGCGAGTCAAAAGATATTTCCATATTAGGAGGACTCAAGAAGCTGGAAATACTTAGCCTCAATAGATCTTTTATTAATACCTTCCCAGAAGAATTAGCAGAATTGACTGAGTTAAGGATGTTGGATATGAGATCTTGTGATTATATCCAAACTATCTCGCCGAACATAATATCAAGATTACATGGGTTGGAGGAGTTATACTTGCAAGGAAGCTTTTGCCAATGGGGTAATAGATTGGGGGGAACCAACGAAGAAAGGAATGCAAGCCTGGAAGAGTTGATAAACTTGCCTCAACTAACAGTTTTGAATATTGACATAGAAGATGTTAATTGCTTGCCCCGTAATGTAAACTGTAGTCCAAAGTGGGAGAAGTTTGACATATGTATAAATGCATCATTATTCAACAGGCTATTGAATGCGAGCTTGTCCATATTAAAACGGGTACGTACAAGGACCTTGTTTATTGACACTACAATGAGCAACTTACCAGATTGGTTCATTAAGGCTGCGGCCGAGAAAGCAGAGATGCTTATCTATTCACGGTGCTGGAATCTCAAAAACATTCTTATTGAATATGATAAGGGGAGGTTGTTTGGTTTGAAGTGTCTCTATATTCAAGAAAGCAACAGTGAACAATGTTTAATACCCTTAGCAGCTGAGGGTATCCCAAACACTCCAGTGTTTGAAAAATTGCTGGAATTACGCATTCACGAGATGGAATCTGTGAAAGAGATATGTGTTGGTCAACTACCACCTGGGTCCtttgaaaaacttaaattcTTGGAGGTGCAACAGTGTAGTAACCTGGAGAACTCACTTCTGCTTTCAAACATGATACAGAGGTTGAATAATCTGGAAATACTGAAGGTAACTGGGAATTCTATTAAGGAGGTGTTTGGATTTGAAGGATTAGAGGAAGGACGTCGTTACTTGGAAAGGTTAAAAGAACTCAGATTGGACAATCTTTCTCAATTAGCAAGCATATGGAAAGGCCCTTGTCAGTTTGCAGATTTCAGAAATGTCAAAATTGTGATTGTCATTAAATGCAACAAATTGAAATTTCTCTTCTCACCCTGCATGTCTCAAGGTCTTTTGCAATTGGAAGAGCTTTGGGTAGAGGATTGCTCTGACTTGGATGCAATTATTCAGAAAGATGGTGGAATTACTCTGGATAAAATTACATTACCTCGACTAAAGACCTTAGCACTGCAAAATCTAGCACTTCTTGTTAATTTCTATGATGGAAATTCTTCCTTGGAGTTCCCTTTTCTGGAACATTTGCATGTGCGAGCCTGTCCAAATTTCAGAACATCTGACTTTCACAGCTCCAAACAATTCCACTTTAACAATGAACGCCACTATAACCTCCTAAAGAAGAGGTATGTTTCCATCATGGTTTTCGCTGCATTCAGCTTTTTTATCCACATTTATTTTCCTCATGTAGTAGAGAATACATATTTTATCAAGCATTTTATTTGTTCATGCAATTGATTATGTCTGACATTCTTCTTGGTGTCCAATTTTTCAAACCACTTTCAATAGTGATTCTAGCAATTTCAGGAAAACGTGATATCACTAGGCGATTCCTAATAAATTTGAATCTgtgtatacatacatacatacatacatacatacatatatatatatatatatatatcctacaatttattaattctttACCCTATTGCTTGTTAATTTTCTTAAGACTGATAGAACCGGAAGATATGTCAGTGGAATAGAGATGACACTGGATAGGCAGCTCGTGTAGAAGTGTGCTGCAAGCTGCTTTCAATGCATGGACTTGAAGAGGCTGTCATTTGGATTCTTAAGGAGCTGCATTTCTTTCAAAGAAAATATGTGGTTAGCTTCTTTATTCGTCGTCTGTTAATGTTGTATGGCAATTGTGTAGCCAGGATATTTGAATTAGCTTGTTCAAATGCTTGATGTACTTCTAATATGGGATTGTATTTTAATCGAAAATTTGTTACATCCTTCTAATATGGTAACAATGTTTAGATGAGAGATTCTACAGAAAATTAGAGTTTATATATGTGAGAACTTTTGGAAAGTGAGATCTTTTGGAAATGCTGAGAGTGATATACTATCATGTGGACACTAGGGTGTGGTAATGTACAAAGTGTTAGGTTGCTATATCTGTTTcattaaaagagaaaagaaaaaaggaaaatgacaaTGAAAATGACTATTAGGAAGAAGCTCAATTGATAGATTTTGGAGCTCAATTACTGTTTGTAGTCATATTTATTTGTGGGCTTGATGCACCTTGGTTTATTGGACTTGATCATTCTTCTTATATGAGGGAGAGTATGGGGGCCTTGATCAGTGACACATGATGGGTGGGTATTTGCCTATATAGTAAGGTTAGCATGTTCTTCACTCTTGAATGTTACACAAAACCATAGATCTCATTATGTCTAATGATTGGGTGGCTTGTCCCATTAAGAGCCCTCTTTTAGAGTAAGAGCATAGAGGGGGAAGACTCATATGAGTAGTGTTCCGAGTGCAGAAATGTGATTCattgttgttgataatttgtTCATGCTTTCTCATAGTGTCTAGAGATACAATGTTGATTGGTCACACTTCCAATTCTTTACTAGATATTTTGGCGTTTACCATGACTTGATCATTAATTCTTTTCCCCTAATTAAATATTTCAATTCCTCAACTATAATGGAATTGAGTGAGACCAAGAAGAAATATAACAGCCATCTGAAAAATGCATATTGAAGGGCccgtttagaccccaaatttatcaatttacaCCACAACCACAAGAAGTACCAAATCTGTAATGATACTTCTgattgtttacctttgtcttTACTTATGAAAAAAGTAAATGACATCCAAATTTGGTACTAAAGTGCAAAACCAATGGAGAACAattccaaaggaaaaaaaaaaaaaaacactcttgagGGCGACCCATAGTAGCTTACAAATTTTTATACACCCCTAAAGCTAAACCCCCCCGTAGAGTGAACAGAACATAATGCTAAGTAATTTTTATACATTTGAATCAAAGTGCTATTTTTGTGTCACATTGTTTGGTTCTTATATTTTCtccaaatttatatttttctctcgTGATCATAGTTACCAATTCACAATacttttgtttgattcttaaagttGGTTTTATGTTATTTAATGGTTTGGAAATAGGTGTTAAATAGAATATGACGCAACTTTAGGCTagcctctaactttcaagtcaAGAtgaattgattaaaattttaatacaaaatcattCATAAATGATTTTCAGGATTTAAATGAAGGTCCAAAATTACATATTGACAAAATGATTAAGCaatatatgtattaaaaattaattattgtcCTTTTTTCATAGCTTGTTAATAATGAATAAACTCTAGTATTTCTCATTATTAAATGGTGAAAATCTGTGTTTGAATTTCAATACCAAATTTTAACTCCCTAATTTCTTTTTGAAAGGTTATTCAATAtgtataacaataataaaattataaaaaagaacaacgtattctatttttcaatgaaaaaacaGTGGAAGATGTAcactattttttcttgaaaaaatgtACTCTAATTTTCTATCCAAACTTCTCCATTCCTTTGGCAACTTTGTTACcacaaatattttcacaatttattaaaGTGGTAAGTTATATCTAAGTGATACACAATCACTTTCATATGATCCATCATTCATATCATGCCAATACTGCAATACAAGTTATTGAAAAAATAGTGTCActaaacttattatttatttggagaTTGATGAATAGGAAAATGGAccttaattttttgagaaacgcgtcctaaattttattacaataataCTAGGCTACCAACAAAAATTCATAAACTAAGGAGTAGTGTGgaatatgaaattttacagTGATCttatctttaattctttattaattttactaatgcattttatatttctaaaaaaaaagcatgtttCATCATTTATAAGAAAACGTATCAAATCCTTTTCAATAATATGACTTAGTTCTTTTAGGATCACACACTTTGTTACAAATTTTTGCTACAACTTTATGATATGTGCATTTCTGATTGGTTATCGCTTATATATGAATTcactacttttttttccaccattTATTGCCCGTTTGGATCCAGCGTTTTGCTGGctgtgttttccttttttttttctttttttttttcatttctactgCGGGGGGACAAATGGGTCAGTGCGCGTACTGTGcgcactgttcacgtactttttcagcaatttttttattaaaaatagataccgcaacactattcacatatttaaaaattattttgttacaatgtttttagttttcagttttcagcaataagttttataCAAACGGACTTTTACAATCACATATGTCAAGGTTGTGACACAAAAGTTGTGTCTATAGCTTATCactatattaattataaaatgtgtccaatttcttttaagatcttaattgtcttttaagcaaaattttgcaaatgttTTCTTTGATAAATCTAGCTAGAGTTTAAGTATCGGTTGGCGTGGTCGATATTCTTCCCTTCCTGACTAGAGAGGAATAGGGAATTCGACAACGTATCATTGCCCAATGTATTTGTCTACGCTATGATGCTGGACAGGACAATGTGCTCCAAAGTTAAACAAGGCACCATGGCAGGTCCTAAATTTTCCTAGTATTCCCAATTTTCGTattaggctgagtttggatagcTGAACGCGGGAGGCGTTCAGCGTTttccagctttttttttttttttttttttgcacggATTTCAACCAAGGACAAGATCTGCTATTTATTACTGTGTGAATACTATTAATGCACTGTTTATAAATAGTACACgcacttttaattttttttttaattaaaaatagtactggcactatttacatatttaaatattattttactacaatattttcaattttcaacaatattCAAACCAATTATCGTGAATTATATCTATAACAGTATATAACACGTCTTCGGTTTACGTTCCAAGAAATTTCCAAGAAGCTAATCAATAAACACAAAACAGCAGTATAGTGCTACTTTTTTCTGACAACACGCAATAGAAAATTAGAACACTACTGGCCCTACCTTTTAGCTTTTAttctaacttcaaaaaaaaaaaaaaaaaacctattttgtttttcatttttgagttttgactgaGGATTAGCAACGTCCAATGCTAATGAAAAATTAAGAACAGTGTGTCAATTTGGCGGGATTGAGATCAAGCTATTGCACCTGATGCAATTAATATAGGTAGTTGAGatttaaagtagaaaaaaaattttaaatttcagtcattctatataaaaaataagtaaaattaaaaaaaaaaaattgtgaagggATTATGTGAATTGCACGGTGTAATTGCACTTAGCAATTGCACCGGCTCCCAATCCTAATTTGGCATTCTGTTGACTAATTTGCTAAAATTTGAgacaaactccaaataaaaaaaatagttttgtttttaaaaaaatgacaattctATGTTTACTTTACATTATATTATCAATGTAAGACTTACATAGTAGACTAAATAAATATGTACAACATTTTACACCTTTGCATAAAAATGTATAATgttatacacattttttttagaaacaatgtAAATTTTACATTGATAGAATGACAATACAATATTGTAAActaagaatttttctttaaaaaatatttatttatttgttaaaaaatagatttaagcAAATAAAATAGCAAAGGGTGAAAAGAAAATTTCCCAAAGCTAATGTGAGAAATTCTACAATGATTTGTTCTatatcaacaacaaaatgtcataatatttttacaacaaccAAGGTTTCAGTCTATCACAGCCTCACAGGTTAAATAGAAATTAAttagaataatataatattataccataatttaccacaacaaaaaacaagggtattgattttctcaaaaaaaaaaaaaagtgttgacaTTTTTTTGGGTCCCTaatgttctttttttcaataatataatattatggTATAATGTAACATCACAGCTGCTAATTGTATAGTATCAAAAAACGTATAATGAGTTAGATTAGCAGATAAACTAAATTAAAGAAATCgagttttgtgggttttttattttttgagaataaaaagtTTTGTGAGTTATAACATGTTAACAACTTTGTGAGTTATAACATGTTAACATACAACTAATAcatttttacctttaaaaaaaacacatttttaaataaagtaaatagaatgtaatccatatatatatatatatatatatatatattataaatatcatTAAtatcaacacttttttttttcaattttttgctaGGAAATTAGTTTTGGAACCTTAGCAAGTAGTTGCATGAAAATCCGCTCCGAGTAAGGAAACAAACTTGTTGGAAATCAAATTGCAATGCCTGAGCAAAATCgttattaaattttagaaaaattctcTAAATTACATGGGATAAACTCTTAATTAGAaaggttataatttttttattattgataaaaGAGTAAAAGGAAATGTTTACGAATGCccattaacaatttatttaaataatatttttataagaaaaaataatcttttaaaatcttttttcgtttattataaaaatagcGTCAAAACTTTctgaaaataaattgttaacctATTATTTGATAACATAAGTTAAAATAACGCaagagggatttttttttttttggttgctgaaTAACGCAAAAGGGAATTGAAATGCTTTAAGCCCGTTTGATAcatatgtttaaaaattaaaaattattatttaaaaatatttgtgaaaatacatatgagtgaaaaaaagtataaaaatacatgtaatattatttaaaaactaaaaataattctttgaaAACACAAACTAAACCCCTGCTTTGAATCTGTTCTTTTGATTGGAAAATTGATAAAAGACTAATCTGGAATTAGAGACAGAGATCCAATCAGTGTGTTACGAAATGAAATAGTAGTAGGAAAGGGATTAAATGCTTTGAAAAAGAGGCTTCATTCATGTATGAAAGTAAAGAAAGTTGTCCCgtgccttttcatttttcaaagaaagtGAAGACTACGGAGTTGAAATGAagacaaaaacaataataatgtcagcttaattttcttacttttcttcTGACAACGCGCAATGCAATGTACTAACCCAACGTCCTATTTCCATCCATCTCAAAAAACCTTCCTCCCTAGTCCCTACAATTTTAGGGGCGGCGCTAGTTAGGAACTTAGGATAACGCAAGAGGGAATTGAAAATTATGCTTTGAATTTGTTCTTTTGATTGGAAAATTGATAAAAGACTAAACTGAAATTAGAGACAGGGATCCAATCAGTGTCTTACGAAATGAAAAAGTAGTACGGAAGGGATTAAATGCTTCGAAAAGAGGCTTCATTCATGTACGAAAGTAAAGAAAGTTGTCCTGTGCCTTGtcatttttcaaagaaagtGAAGACTACGGAGTTGAAATGAagacaaaaacaataataatgtcaacttaattttcttacttttcttcTGACAACGTGCAATGCAATGTACTAACCCAACATCCTATTtccatcaatcacaaaaaatcttCCTCCCTAGTCcctacaatttttttgtttttgttttttagtccctacaattttattttcctttatggGTTTCTTCCATTTGAggatgaaaatttgatttttttttttcattgatctACGCGTCATTGTTTTTAGGCTGTACACTTTATAGTCATActatgagggcgtttggatccgcgTTTCTGCGTCTACGTCTgcatttttgcttttgttttgttttttttttttttttcaaacctaGCCGCATGTATTGACTTTTCAattatgaacagtgcacaaatgcactgtttatggatcccacaaatttcacttttcaaccactttttcattaaaaatgagtcccacagcactattcacacatttaaaaattattttactacagtattttcagttttcagttttcagttttagcaaaataagttctatccaaacaaaccctataTCAAACCAATTTCAAGTAACTTATTTCTGGACAAGTTTTTCTTTTCGCTAGCAGCTCCTCAAAAGATAATTGGTTCTCATTTTAGCTATGTCatggaatttatttatttatttatattttaaaaacaaacatagacttgagagagagagagaaagagaggttcTAACACAAAAATACACGATAAACCTAAAGCTTCACTCAAATGTCATAGAATTTGGACTTGTATATGCAATTATGCATATCCAACAGCTCGagtgaaactattttttttttctttagttacaaaaaaatttgcattccCTATAGTTCAAGCAACACTACTGTTTCTTTTTCATCAgcttaaaaaatacaaaaaaacaaatgtgcATACCTAATAGCTCAAGTAACACTATTTTTTGGAGGCGGTACATGGTAGATAGCTTCCAAATATATAATCTTCTGTGTCActatcaaggaagtcaataccgtatcagaggctgtaccggtttggctagcggtacgatatattttgaataccggtcaatactggtgtaccgtttcgggtttaccactattatatatatatatatatatatatatatatatatatatatatatatatatatatatatatatatatatattagcaaagaaaatttataagtttaaagttaaaaaaaaaaattatctagcaaagatataaattataaattatatatatatatatatatatatatatatatatatatatatatatatatatattagcaaagATAATCTTTAAATTAtctttgatttatatatattagccGAAGTTCTGGACACAGCCCCCCACCTATtcattctcaataaaaaaaagcccCCACCTATTCATGTAACCAAACATGGTTAACAAAAAGTAGATCAAATGGTTCAGAAGCTTTAAAACTCTTGAATCAATCTATACCGTCCATTTTAGGTCAACCTACTTATAAAAGCTGCATTACACATTTCCTCTGTTCACACTCTCATTGCCGCCTCtgtcttttttttggtaaacattGCTGCCTCTGTCTTATACTCTCATTGCTAAAGTCTATGGTTTTCACTCTCTCAGCGTAGCACAACATAGCTTCACAAGACTCAgccttgtttttcatttttctcatttgggTTTTCGAATGGATAgccttgtttttcatttttctcatctgGGTTTTTGAATGGGTAgccttgtctttcttttttctcatctggattttctttgttttcatttaCTGGCCGAAACAGCCGGATTGCGCCGGTACGGCCGGTTTTCGCCAGTACAGCCGGTATGCAGTCGGTACAGCCGGTAATTTTTCCAGTACGAAACAGGAGTGTACctgtaccggtgcactggccggtacggtatatACCGGCCGATACGGTACGGTATCACCCACACTGGTCATTATATgagttaaaataattttttttaaaaatgtcattACCTGGAAAATGCCCGCTAAATATTCATATCATTAGTATATATGATCTTAACAACTGcacaacaaattttgtttttttgataggagCTACACAACAATTGATCTTTGATGGGATCGataaaatgatgaaaatcaTTCACATTTAGCATAtgtttagatagaacttatcgttgaaaattgaaaattgaaaacactgtagcaaaataatttttaaatgtgtgaatagtattgtgggacctattattattattttttttcctgaaaaagTGCTTGTGGGTTCTATGAACAGTGTGTGAATAGTGCATGAATAGTACCTCTGGTCTCTCACACAGTAACTCCATGTGCATGAACAGTTctgttactgttcatgcattggaggaaaaaaaaaactgaaaacgtaGCAGACTTAAAACGCAGCAGTAAAACGtggatccaaacacattcttagTACCAGATACTCTATGATCAGGACTTTACAAAAAAACAAGACAATGTGCTCCACAGTTAAACATGGCACTATGACAGGTCCTAAATTTTCCAAGTATTCCTAATTTTCATGTTAGCACCGGATACTCTATTAGGACTCtacaaaaatatcaaatttactTGGTAAGCACTAACAACACTTAAACAccgtttgaaaattttatacttGTTGAAGTCCACTACGTACTTCTAACGGTTTGTCTTAATTGTAcattgtacgtttttagactccttaaaatacaaattgtttaacctaattatttaaccaagtgattaacttaggtaaattattcaaatctagattaaaacaataacaatcatatcatgtaaaacaatgcggaaaaataaagaatacacGATATGATAAatcaggaaaaccaaaccggtaaaaaacctggggaggatttaacctaattatcctcaaggtaaaataagatccactataaaagaattgaagttttacaatagcgacttagaccactaacatcctattgtta
This portion of the Castanea sativa cultivar Marrone di Chiusa Pesio chromosome 7, ASM4071231v1 genome encodes:
- the LOC142642188 gene encoding putative disease resistance protein At4g27220 yields the protein MDVASFSRDALECFCRPVLQEIDYLLHYTKNINEFKDQARRLNAVVSDVKHAVEQAERNREGIKNEVQVWLQRANKKATEAQNLLDNEVQANQNHRCACACCSPDWLSRHKLSKQAVSIGKEMGVICEEKKSFETVSLPAIPEPTAPAPAGHFMSFESTKNAIEDILKALKDDNNNTNIVGVHGMGGVGKTTMVKQVAEKVMTEGHFHRVVMTTVSQTVNLKKIHSSIADGLELLLTKESDEGRAKELREKIMADKRILVILDDVWEWIDLSSIGIPIGSDLEVCESKILLTTRREHVCNSMGCKENRIHLNILSPEDSWDLFIKTAGTVFDSTEFEAVAREVAGECHGLPLALVTVARALGDKDEEEWKKAARRLKRSVSPNPDHQEKVTECIKLSYDFLKDREAKACFLMCCLFPEDHNISKEVLARYGMGLRLFHHVDTLDEARGDADTFTKNLIDSGLLLRCDEDAFVKMHDVVRDTAKLISSSGNEELFMAQAGSALEEWPRRDTQFESYTALSVMFNDIKRLPDEPVCPKLQALLLQENKNLREIPSGFFNRMNTLKVLDISGLPILSLPPSIRLLENLCTLYMDRCESKDISILGGLKKLEILSLNRSFINTFPEELAELTELRMLDMRSCDYIQTISPNIISRLHGLEELYLQGSFCQWGNRLGGTNEERNASLEELINLPQLTVLNIDIEDVNCLPRNVNCSPKWEKFDICINASLFNRLLNASLSILKRVRTRTLFIDTTMSNLPDWFIKAAAEKAEMLIYSRCWNLKNILIEYDKGRLFGLKCLYIQESNSEQCLIPLAAEGIPNTPVFEKLLELRIHEMESVKEICVGQLPPGSFEKLKFLEVQQCSNLENSLLLSNMIQRLNNLEILKVTGNSIKEVFGFEGLEEGRRYLERLKELRLDNLSQLASIWKGPCQFADFRNVKIVIVIKCNKLKFLFSPCMSQGLLQLEELWVEDCSDLDAIIQKDGGITLDKITLPRLKTLALQNLALLVNFYDGNSSLEFPFLEHLHVRACPNFRTSDFHSSKQFHFNNERHYNLLKKRLIEPEDMSVE